The Bartonella australis AUST/NH1 genome contains the following window.
TGCAATATTATCTCCCGTTTTGAATGTTTTTCAGTCATATCTCGGGACGCCGACAAATTTAAGAGCCAGCGCGCAGCACGATCTCAATGCAGATTACTTCCGACGCATCGATGCGTTAAATTTTACGATAGAACACGATGATGGTCTGTCCCCTTCTAGTTTATCGGATGCAGATGTAATACTCGTAGGCATTTCAAGAACTTCTAAAACGCCAACGAGCATCTATTTAGCAAATCGCGGAATAAAAACAGCTAATGTTCCTCTTATTCCGGGAATTGATTTACCTCGGGCTCTTTTGGAAGAAAAAAATGCTTTGATCATTGGTTTAATTGCCTCAGCCGAGCGAATTTCGCATATCCGACAAAACAGAGATCTTGGAGGTGATTTTGCTATCGAAAGTTACACCGATCGTGTTAGTATATCTGAAGAGTTGATCTATGCAAAGCGCATCTGCGAACGTTTTGGTTGGCCTATTATAGATGTCACAAGGCGATCTATTGAAGAAACTGCGGCAGCAGTCTTTGAGCTTTTATTGCGATTCCGTGAAGGAAAATGAGGGGAATTCTTTGATGAAAAATACGTTGATATTAGCATCTCTGAGCCCTTATCGTGCGCAATTGTTGAAAAAGTCTGGCTTAGACTTTTTGATTGAAGGAGCTTCCTTTGACGAACGAGAAATACAAGAAAAAACAGGAACAAAAAGACCTAGAGAGCTTAGCTATTTTCTCGCAATCGCTAAAGCAAAAAATGTTTCCGATCGTTTTCCCGATGCAGTTGTAATTGGTTGTGATCAAGTCCTTGATTTAGAGGGGAAAGCTCTTCATAAAGTGGCAGATA
Protein-coding sequences here:
- a CDS encoding pyruvate, water dikinase regulatory protein; this translates as MMKEKKSFHLHMVSDATGETVISCGRAVASQYAMFHAIEHVYLMIRSKTQFQRVLDEIRQEPGIVLYTIIDEEIKKLLGKTCKKIGVPCVAILSPVLNVFQSYLGTPTNLRASAQHDLNADYFRRIDALNFTIEHDDGLSPSSLSDADVILVGISRTSKTPTSIYLANRGIKTANVPLIPGIDLPRALLEEKNALIIGLIASAERISHIRQNRDLGGDFAIESYTDRVSISEELIYAKRICERFGWPIIDVTRRSIEETAAAVFELLLRFREGK